The following coding sequences are from one Nicotiana tomentosiformis chromosome 3, ASM39032v3, whole genome shotgun sequence window:
- the LOC117275572 gene encoding uncharacterized protein: MTAPPNYEEGQSTYRPPRFNGQYYGWWKTRMHDFIMDEDLELWEVICDGPFVPMKTVGKGTITVPKTRKEYNDDDRKVIEKKFRAKKIVICVIGPDEYNRISACQSAKEIWEALQTAYEGTTQVKESKIDMLTTEYELFKMKEDEPTLNMHTRFMESKVNVIVKSKDLQKLTIDELTENLKTYEMKRKKDLEKREPQKGEESGSQD; the protein is encoded by the exons ATGACTGCTCCACCAAACTACGAGGAAGGACAATCGACCTATAGACCCCCAAGATTCAACGGCCAATACTATGGCTGGTGGAAAACAAGAATGCATGACTTCATCATGGATGAGGACTTAGAGCTGTGGGAAGTGATTTGTGATGGTCCTTTTGTTCCCATGAAAACTGTTGGTAAGGGAACAATTACTGTCCCAAAAACaagaaaagagtacaatgatgatGATAGAAAGGTTATTGAAAAGAAATTCAGGGCAAAGAAGATTGTTATTTGTGTCATTGGACCAGATGAATACAATCGCATCTCAGCTTGTCAGTCTGCtaaggagatctgggaagctctccaaacTGCATATGAGGGAACTACTCAAGTTAAGGAGTCCAAAATTGATATGCTTACTACCGAGTATGAGCTTTTCAAGATGAAAGAGGATGAGCCCACTCTAAATATGCACACAC GTTTCATGGAAAGTAAAGTGAATGTTATCGTTAAATCCAAGGATTTGCAGAAGTTGACCATTGACGAACTCACAGAAAATCTCAAAACCTATGAGATGAAGAGGAAGAAAGATCTTGAAAAAAGAGAGCCCCAAAAAGGAGAAGAGTCTGGTTCTCAAGACTGA
- the LOC138907900 gene encoding uncharacterized protein: MVDNYKQWHEKILFSLLGYCTTVRTSTGATSYPLVYDTEAVIPAEVEIPSLRIIQEAELSDVEWVRSRYEQLALINRKGMNAVCHGQLYQNRMARTFNKKVGSRQFTPGQLVLKWIFPHQDEAKGKFSPNWQGAYMVHRVLTGGALILARNG, encoded by the coding sequence atggtagacaattacaaacaatggcacgagaagatACTATTTTCTTTGCTCGGGTATTGCACCACAGTTCGTACATCCACTGGGGCAACCTCCTATCCACTGGTTTATGATACTGAAGCTGTTATTCCCgccgaagtagaaatcccttccttaagaatcatacaGGAAGCCGAGCTTAGTGACGTAGAATGGGTACGGAGccggtatgaacaactagctctcattaaTAGAAAAGGAATGAatgcagtatgtcacggtcaactctaccaaaaTAGAATGGCAAGGACTTTCAATAAAAAGGTTGggtcaaggcaattcacaccggggcaattggtgttgaaatggatcttcccacatcaggatgaagcaaaggggaaattctcacccaactggcaaggcgcttacatggttcaccgagtattaACAGGAGGGGCACTTATACTTGCAAGAAATGGATGA